DNA sequence from the Candidatus Sulfuricurvum sp. RIFRC-1 genome:
TTATTGTGCGACGGGCATATTTTGATCGAGGGGATACCGGGGTTAGCAAAGACAACAACGGTTAAAGCTCTTTCGCAAACGTTAGGATTAGGATTTAAACGGGTGCAATTTACCCCTGATTTGCTTCCGAGCGATATTTTGGGTGCTGAGGTGTACGATCCGAAAGAGAACGGCTTTAAAATCAAAAAAGGGCCTATTTTTACCAATCTTCTCCTCGCCGATGAGATTAACCGTGCTCCCGCAAAAGTACAATCGGCACTGCTGGAGGTGATGCAGGAGCGGCAAGTGACGCTGGGGGATGAGAGTTTTAAACTCCCCCCTCCATTTCTCGTTATGGCGACGCAGAATCCGATTGAAAACGAGGGGGTGTATCCTCTTCCCGAAGCGCAGCTCGATCGTTTTATGCTCAAAATCAATGTCGGTTACAATACTCCCGAAGAGGAACTCTCCATCGCGCGACGTGTCGGATCGGGTCTGGGTGAAGAAATCAATGCGGTGATCGACCCCTCAACTCTGCGTGAGCTCAAAGAGAGAGTCAAAACGATCCATATCGACGAAGAGGTAGAGAAATATATGATAAACCTCGTCACCGCGACCCGTGAACCGGAGCGGTTTGGATTGGGTGAGATCAAGGGGTTCTTGCAGTTTGGGGCAAGCCCTCGTGTGAGCATCGATATGTTCAAAGCGGTACGTGCCGTTGCTTTCTTGCGCGGCAAAGAGTTTGTCACTCCGAGTGATATCGCCTCAGTCATAAAAGAGTTGATGCGTCACCGTCTTGTCCTCTCGTATGAAGCGGAAGCGGAGGGGATCACCACCGACGAGCTGATCGAGAAAATTATCAAAGCGGTACCGATTCCCTAATGAAAAACAGCGCTCAGATTCTTCTCAAAGCCCGTCGCCAGATCATCGGGGATCGTATTGGAAATAACCCCTCCATGTTTCGCGGAGAGGGGTATGATTTCATCGAATTGCGCGAATACGTCAGCGGCGATGATACCCGTCATATCGACTGGAACGTGACGGCAAAGATGGGAAAACCGTTCGTCAAAGTGTTTCGGGAAGAGCGGGAACTCAATGTCCTCACGGTTGCATTGTTGGGCGGAGGGCTTCATTTCGGATCGGAGAAGTTTAAAATCGAGAGTGTTGCCGAAGCGGTAGCGCTGATTGGATATTCGGCGGTAGCTAACGGGGATATGTTCGGTCATTGCAATTTTTCGGAAAATTTGCGGAGTGAGATTCATCCCGCGAAAAAACGATTTTCGGTTCAGCAGGCGACCGTGAGCGTGTTGGATTCGGAAATATTGCATCACCATGTAGACTTATCTCATACGATAAAAGAGCTTTATCGGCGGACAAAGCGCAGATCACTCATCGTCCTTATCGGTGATTTTTTCGAGATTCCTGATTTGCGGCTCCTCGCTAGGAAGCACGAAGTGGTCGCTATCGTCGTTCGTGACCGTGCCGAAGAGAACCCTGCCGTTATGGGATTCAGCGCACTGATCGATCCGGAGAGCGGTGCGGTTTTAGAGGGAGATTTTAATGAACGCAGTGTCAAGCGTTACCGTGATCGGGTAAAAGTCCATGATATTGAGCTATTTGAAACCTTTCGCAAAGCGGGAGTACGGGCGACGAAACTCTATACCGATGCGAATGCGGTGGTGACATTGCGACGATTGTTTGAGGGGAGAGTATGAAAGATCTTAATATTCCTGTGAATGATATCGCACCGCTGGTTGAGATACCCGATTATTCCCTTTATTACTTCATTGCGGTCGTCATTATAACGGTTACTGTCACTTTGGCACTGATTTTAGCACTGATCAAACAGCTGCGTAAACGCAAAATAAATGTGAGAAAAGAGCGCTTTATGGCACTTTCTGCCATTGATTTTTCCGATCCCAAACGTGCCGCGTATACGATCACTGAATTGGGAAGAGTATTCGCTTCCGATAACGAGCGGACAGAGAAGGCTTATCACAACCTTTTTGAGCGGTTAGCCCCGTATAAATATGCCCCGCAGGTGAAAATGATCGATGAGGAGACGTTGGGGTATTATCGTCTCTATGTCGAGATTATCGATGTTTGATGGCGTTTATTTCCAGTTCCCAAAACTTGGATTTATCCTCTTTTTCTTTTTAGCGTGCGAGGCGTTGTGTCCGTTGCGCACCAATCCGATTTACTTTCCCCGAACACTTTTTTTTGAATCGAATGAGACAAAATCACCTCTTTGGATGTGGGTTGCCAAATGGGCTATGATCTCCTTTTTTATCGTCGCGCTGATGTCACCGGTGCGAGAGGTTAAAGAGGAGGTGAGCGGATACGATATTCTTATTGCGCTTGACCCGGCATCGATCCATCCTGAGATGATAGGGGATATACGATCATTCATCGAGAAACGGAATCATGATCGCTTCGCCTTATATATTCCCGGTGCTTCACCCATTATGATCCCTCTTAGCGACGATTATGAAGCACTGCAAAAAATCCTTTTGCAGCTTACTGCCGATCATTCTGAGGGAAAAATAACCAAGGAAATTGAACGTTTTTTCTCCACCTCCCCTGATGGGAAAGGATGGGTGCTCGTTCTCTCAGAGAAGCCCAAAAAGTTGGTCCGTTCGTTGCCGATTGGGGTAGAAGTAAGTATCATCGACCCGAACGAAGATTGGGTGGAGATGAGTGATCGTGCTCACCCCCCGTTTGAGGTGATAAGAGTGCAAAAATATTATGAGTATTACTACATTTATCCCCTTTTTATCGGTTTTTTAGCAATGCTTCTTTATCTGTACGGTCGTAATCAAAAGGGGCTTGCATGAGCTTTTTACACCCCGAATTTTTGCTCTGGCTGTTGCTTCCGACCCTAGTCCTTTTTTATTTTTGGCTCACTCAAAAACCGTTGAAAAATCGCTGGCTGAGTGAAGCAGTACTCGAGAAACTTCATGCGCCCGAGACGACGATGGGGTTAAAGGGGCGGAATAGCCTTTTTCTCGTCTCATCCCTTTTGATTATCGTTGCAATGGCTCAACCGGTCATCATCGACTCAACGCCGATTGAGGGGAAAGAGCTTCATATTATCCTAGCGATTGATAGAGGGGGAGCAAACTTTGATCAAACCCGCTCTCTGGCCCTTTCAACGCTTTACACCGTTTTGGGAGAGAAGATTGAACTGATAGGGTTTGATGATCGCGTTTACCGTATTGCACCGCGCAGTAATGACGGAGGAATATTGAGTGAATTGATTAAACATCTAACCCCTTCTTCGCAACTATCCAACAAGCCTCTTTTGGAGGAGAAACTGCATCGAATCGATGCAGATATGAAGATTGTTGTGACTTTAACGCCGATGAAAAGGGAAGATTTTTGGATCGTTTCTTCACCCTCTGATGTGTCAGCCGTCCATGAAAAACTGATTGAGCTTAGAAAGATACACCTCGCTCAAGCGCATGTTCCCCTCTTTTTTTATCCCTTGGGATTGGCTATGACGTTGATTCTTTTTGCCCTTTCGTCCATGAGCAAGCGTCAAAGCGTGGGTGTCGGTTCATTGGCGCTGTTGTTTAGCCTCTCACTAACACCCGCTCATGCCGGAATTTTGGATTTTAAGGAACTCATCGAGGCAAAAGCGGCGTATGAGAGGGGAGAATATGAAAAAAGTGAACGCCTTTTCGCACGCTATCAGATGAAACACGATTCTCCGCAGGTGCGTTACAACCGAGCCAATGCTCTGTACATGAGCGGACGTTTTGATCGAGCACGCTTTTGGTATGAGCGGGTCTATACGACCGATCCGGGGTTAAAGGAGCGGGTCAGTCATAATCTAAAGAAGAGCATCGGAAAGATTCAAACGGTTGAATTCCAAAAAAAGGGAAGAGAAAAGGGTGCCAATGCTATTACCTCGGCAACTTCAAATATTTCGATGATGAGAAAACCTTTGAAGCGGGAAACGCGGCTATTTGAACTTTGATTATTTAAAAATATCGTAGAGTTTGTTGGCACCTTTCATTTCACGGCGCAGTTCAGCGTAATTTTCGTTTTGAAGAGCAGTTTTCAGAGTTTGAAGTTCAATCTCGAAGAGTTCTACCGCATTGAGGACGTTTTGGCGGTTTTGACGGAAAATATCTTCCCACATCGCCGGGGAACTTTTAGCCAGACGGCTCATAGAACGAAATCCCCCTGCCGCGAGGGTGAGGATATTCTCTTTTTCCTCTTGGGCTAACACGGTGTTTGCGAGAGCGTACGAGATAATATGGGGCATGTGGCTGATAAAGGCTGCATGGCGGTCATGTTGCGCCGCACCCATCGTTCGGATTTGCATACCGATCGCTTGAAAAATGCGAAGCGCCGTATCACGTTGAGTATTGCCGCTGTGTTCCAAATCACACAGTACCACTACTTTTTCAGCATAGAGCCCTTCTAAAGCGGCACTCGGACCAAACTGCTCGGTTCCTGTCATCGGATGGGCTGCAACCACATTAGGACGAATAACGCTGGGTATAGCATCAACGATCAGGGCTTTGGTACTTCCCAAATCGATCAAGGTTTTGTCACTTCCGGCTAAATCGGTTGATTTTTGCAAGAATGCGATGACCCCGTCAACCGGAATAGCCAAAAAGATAACATTACAATGCTTCTTAAGCTCTTCAAAACTTACAAATGACTCAACCAATCCTCGTTGCAGGGCGATTTTCTGATGCTCTTCATTATGGTCGCATCCGATGACCGAAGAGATAAAAGAGAGATGTTTGAGCGCAAGCGCCATCGATCCCCCCATTAACCCTAATCCTACAATCCCTATCTTCATCCGTGCCCTTTGTGCAGTAATGACACTATTTTAGCCCTTTTAAGTTTAATTTACAGAACTATTAATCGTTACAGTGCTAGAATAAGAGACTATTTTAACGCAACGGACTTTGGCTTGAAAAAAATCACCCTCTCTTTAGCAGTAGCGAGCGCTCTTGTTTATGGATCGACACAAAATGTTCAATCAATTCAGTATGAGGGGATGATTCATATCTCCGAAGCGGTTGCAAAACGGCTCAATGAGGTTAAAGTGGGTGAACCTCTCGACCCTGTGATGGTTGATAAAACCATCAAAAACTTCTTTGATCAGGGGTATTTCGAAGATGTATGGGCTGATGAGGAGACGGGTAAAGTGACCTTTCACTTTAAAGAAAAACCGATCATCTCTAAAATCGAGCTCAAAGGGTACAAAGAGAACGATGAAGAGGCAAGCAAGAGTTTGTTGCAGATTGAAAAAGGGGCACTTTACGATGAAAAGCGCCTAGAAGGGGCTAAGAAGCGAATTATCGATGCTCTGAGTCAGGATGGTAAAATCGATTCGGTTGTCGAAATTGAGTCCGAGAAACTCGATAACGGCAGTATGCAGGTGAAATTTATCGTCAATGAGGGTGAAGAGATTATCATTAAAAAGCTAACCTATGCGGGTGTTTTGACGCAAGACAGTGACGACTTTGAGAGTATGATTGCGAACAAAGAAGAGCAATTTATGGGATGGCTCTGGGGACGTAATGACGGTAAAATGAAAGTGGCGGAGCTTCAATACGACCCGCTTCGTATTCGTGATTTTTACATGCAAAACGGCTATTTGGATGCAAAAATCGATGAACCGTTTGTTGCAGTCGATTTTGACCATTACACCGCCGAGATGAACTATAATGTGTTTGAAGGGGATGTGTATCGCGTCAGTGATATTTTGATTTTCCAAGACACTGCCGTTATTGATGATAAAGAGCTCTTAGCCGTTATTGCTTTAGAGAAAAACAAACCGTTTAACATCAAAACCTTTCGTGAAGACGCTGATCGTATCAAGACCAAAATTGCCGATTTGGGATACGCGTATGTACAGGTTCAACCCGATCTGAAAAAAGATAAAGAGAGCAAAAGTGTTGATGTTGTCTATCGCATCAATCCGGGTAAAAAAGTACGCATCCGTAATGTTATCGTCTCCGGAAATAACCGTACCCTTGATAGAGTCGTGCGTCGTGAGCTTTTCCTCGCACCGGGGGATTTGTACAGCTTGACTAATCTCAAAGATTCTCGTAATGCGATCGGGCGTACGGGGTATTTTGAGAGTAACACGATCGAAGAGAAACGGATCGATGATGAGTCGATGGATTTGATCGTCCAAACGAAAGAGGCACCGACAGGAAATATCCAACTCGGCGGGGGATATGGAAGTTTCGGTGGAATTCTCCTCAGTGTTTCCGTGAGTGACCGTAATATTTTCGGTTCAGGGATCAATGTAGGACTCAATTTAGAACGCTCTCAACGTACCAGTAACTA
Encoded proteins:
- a CDS encoding MoxR family ATPase, giving the protein MINVINQIRSEVSKVVVGQEKMIDGLLIGLLCDGHILIEGIPGLAKTTTVKALSQTLGLGFKRVQFTPDLLPSDILGAEVYDPKENGFKIKKGPIFTNLLLADEINRAPAKVQSALLEVMQERQVTLGDESFKLPPPFLVMATQNPIENEGVYPLPEAQLDRFMLKINVGYNTPEEELSIARRVGSGLGEEINAVIDPSTLRELKERVKTIHIDEEVEKYMINLVTATREPERFGLGEIKGFLQFGASPRVSIDMFKAVRAVAFLRGKEFVTPSDIASVIKELMRHRLVLSYEAEAEGITTDELIEKIIKAVPIP
- a CDS encoding DUF58 domain-containing protein, which encodes MKNSAQILLKARRQIIGDRIGNNPSMFRGEGYDFIELREYVSGDDTRHIDWNVTAKMGKPFVKVFREERELNVLTVALLGGGLHFGSEKFKIESVAEAVALIGYSAVANGDMFGHCNFSENLRSEIHPAKKRFSVQQATVSVLDSEILHHHVDLSHTIKELYRRTKRRSLIVLIGDFFEIPDLRLLARKHEVVAIVVRDRAEENPAVMGFSALIDPESGAVLEGDFNERSVKRYRDRVKVHDIELFETFRKAGVRATKLYTDANAVVTLRRLFEGRV
- a CDS encoding tetratricopeptide repeat protein; amino-acid sequence: MSFLHPEFLLWLLLPTLVLFYFWLTQKPLKNRWLSEAVLEKLHAPETTMGLKGRNSLFLVSSLLIIVAMAQPVIIDSTPIEGKELHIILAIDRGGANFDQTRSLALSTLYTVLGEKIELIGFDDRVYRIAPRSNDGGILSELIKHLTPSSQLSNKPLLEEKLHRIDADMKIVVTLTPMKREDFWIVSSPSDVSAVHEKLIELRKIHLAQAHVPLFFYPLGLAMTLILFALSSMSKRQSVGVGSLALLFSLSLTPAHAGILDFKELIEAKAAYERGEYEKSERLFARYQMKHDSPQVRYNRANALYMSGRFDRARFWYERVYTTDPGLKERVSHNLKKSIGKIQTVEFQKKGREKGANAITSATSNISMMRKPLKRETRLFEL
- a CDS encoding prephenate dehydrogenase, with the protein product MKIGIVGLGLMGGSMALALKHLSFISSVIGCDHNEEHQKIALQRGLVESFVSFEELKKHCNVIFLAIPVDGVIAFLQKSTDLAGSDKTLIDLGSTKALIVDAIPSVIRPNVVAAHPMTGTEQFGPSAALEGLYAEKVVVLCDLEHSGNTQRDTALRIFQAIGMQIRTMGAAQHDRHAAFISHMPHIISYALANTVLAQEEKENILTLAAGGFRSMSRLAKSSPAMWEDIFRQNRQNVLNAVELFEIELQTLKTALQNENYAELRREMKGANKLYDIFK
- the bamA gene encoding outer membrane protein assembly factor BamA, coding for MKKITLSLAVASALVYGSTQNVQSIQYEGMIHISEAVAKRLNEVKVGEPLDPVMVDKTIKNFFDQGYFEDVWADEETGKVTFHFKEKPIISKIELKGYKENDEEASKSLLQIEKGALYDEKRLEGAKKRIIDALSQDGKIDSVVEIESEKLDNGSMQVKFIVNEGEEIIIKKLTYAGVLTQDSDDFESMIANKEEQFMGWLWGRNDGKMKVAELQYDPLRIRDFYMQNGYLDAKIDEPFVAVDFDHYTAEMNYNVFEGDVYRVSDILIFQDTAVIDDKELLAVIALEKNKPFNIKTFREDADRIKTKIADLGYAYVQVQPDLKKDKESKSVDVVYRINPGKKVRIRNVIVSGNNRTLDRVVRRELFLAPGDLYSLTNLKDSRNAIGRTGYFESNTIEEKRIDDESMDLIVQTKEAPTGNIQLGGGYGSFGGILLSVSVSDRNIFGSGINVGLNLERSQRTSNYSFNISNPRLNDSDFSGNFSVFNSSTEYDSYSVASVGTSVGVGHRFNRYWSGYMGYNYSKNDYSDVDKNSTGYDPRYYENYAKSSVILSASFDNTDDYYIPREGFTFSQSIEKAGVGGGADFIKSRTSFGAYQGLQKLTDFDLILRYKARFNYADESGYLPIGEKFYMGGIGSVRGYQGYSLSPTDGVDSAGEPYKIGGTQTFSNSLEFSVPLVPEARMRATAFVDYGMIGEKSLSEIKRGGYGVSLEWFSPVGPLQLVFANPIGDKSGDDVTHFEFTIGQRF